The following coding sequences lie in one Daphnia pulex isolate KAP4 chromosome 1, ASM2113471v1 genomic window:
- the LOC124194377 gene encoding 5-demethoxyubiquinone hydroxylase, mitochondrial-like, with protein sequence MTYRPQKIPQLFRQFATSTKISPKEARENITRDRFLRVDHAGEVGADRIYAGQMAVLGKSNVGSVIQHMWDQEKEHRKKFDELLPKYRARPTVMLPIWNVAGFALGAGSALLGPKMAMACTAAVETVITDHYNDQIRELMTNPEENGELLKVISKFRDEEMEHHDTAILHKAEEAPLYQVFAQAVKIGCKGAIWISERI encoded by the exons ATGACTTATAGACCACAGAAGATCCCTCAGCTGTTCCGCCAATTTGCTACATCAACCAAAATATCACCTAAGGAAGCAAGGGAAAATATTACACGAGACAGATTTTTACGAGTTGACCATGCTGGTGAAGTTGGTGCCGATCGAATTTACGCTGGCCAAATGGCTGTTCTTG ggAAATCCAATGTAGGAAGTGTGATCCAGCACATGTGGGATCAGGAGAAGGAACACAGGAAAAAGTTTGATGAACTTCTTCCAAAGTACCGTGCCAGACCTACTGTGATGTTACCCATTTGGAATGTGGCAGGTTTTGCTTTAGGAGCTG GTTCTGCCTTGTTGGGGCCGAAAATGGCCATGGCATGCACAGCAGCTGTGGAGACGGTCATTACCGACCACTATAATGACCAAATTCGCGAGCTCATGACCAACCCAGAAGAAAACGGTGAATTACTGAAAGTCATAAGCAAATTCCGCGACGAAGAAATGGAGCATCATGACACGGCCATCCTGCACAAGGCCGAAGAGGCTCCCCTATATCAGGTGTTCGCCCAAGCCGTGAAAATTGGTTGCAAAGGAGCCATCTGGATATCAGAAAGAATCTAA
- the LOC124194369 gene encoding elongation of very long chain fatty acids protein-like, with protein MSAFLKNVVDGYNDLMINKRDPRVDGWFLMSSPVPTLIICSCYIYFVKSLGPRLMRDRKPFELRSAIIIYNVIQVLASIYLVYKGLVHAWLFRYSLRCQPVDYSDDPDELIVAQMCWWYYFCKFTEFLDTVFFVLRKKFDQITNLHVIHHSIMPAAVWWGVKFTPGGHATFFGMLNTFVHIIMYTYYLLAAMGPKYQKYLWWKKHLTTMQMVQFITVFFHTAQLFFIECNFPKILAYIMCFNSIMFLSLFSNFYIQAYIKRRRLPAIKKDDDHDDTAKNGVNLRNGKSNDKIANGKGNAKAEKESRGVGKMITNIMSNASAACYIGQNGLYQSNGKAKGAESCKSKGYSNGHSIAEKKKF; from the exons ATGAGTGCCTTTCTGAAGAATGTCGTCGACGGCTACAATGATTTGATGATCAACAAACGAG atcCTAGGGTCGACGGATGGTTCTTAATGAGTTCACCTGTCCCAACCCTGATCATCTGCTCTTGCTACATCTATTTCGTCAAATCCTTGGGACCGAGGCTAATGCGCGATCGGAAACCCTTCGAGCTCCGTTCCGCCATCATCATTTATAATGTCATTCAAGTTCTCGCCAGTATTTACTTGGTGTACAAG GGTCTGGTTCACGCCTGGCTGTTCCGCTACAGCCTCCGCTGCCAACCGGTCGACTATTCCGACGACCCCGACGAGTTGATTGTTGCCCAAATGTGTTGGTGGTATTACTTTTGCAAATTCACCGAGTTTCTGGATACGGTTTTCTTCGTCCTGCGGAAAAAGTTTGATCAAATCACCAACCTCCACGTCATTCACCATAGCATCATGCCGGCAGCCGTTTGGTGGGGTGTCAAGTTCACCCCCGGTGGCCACGCCACATTCTTTGGAATGCTGAACACTTTCGTTCACATTATCATGTACACTTACTACCTATTAGCCGCAATGGGACCAAAGTATCAGAAATATTTGTGGTGGAAGAAGCATCTGACCACGATGCAAATGGTTCAGTTCATCACGGTCTTTTTTCACACGGCTCAACTTTTCTTCATTGAGTGCAACTTCCCCAAGATTCTTGCATATATCATGTGCTTTAACTCAATCATGTTTTTAAGCCTTTTTTCGAACTTCTACATCCAG GCTTACATCAAACGCCGCAGGCTGCCAGCTATTAAAAAGGACGATGACCATGATGACACCGCAAAGAACGGAGTGAACCTTCGCAACGGGAAATCTAATGACAAAATCGCCAACGGAAAAGGCAACGCCAAAGCTGAAAAGGAAAGCCGTGGCGTCGGAAAGATGATCACCAACATCATGTCCAACGCATCCGCCGCATGCTACATTGGTCAAAATGGTCTTTACCAATCCAACGGCAAAGCGAAAGGAGCTGAATCTTGCAAAAGTAAAGGGTATTCCAATGGCCATTCTATagccgagaagaaaaaattttaa
- the LOC124194331 gene encoding cohesin subunit SA-1-like codes for MLRRGGKRIRMDDPPEDYEPPFTPYSVQPQTPMDQQSNLFGGQYGQYNENVSLQYDSGNTSNMEYDQNFGPAQQNVNVFSSNQLEEPAVPTLSIGRGRTTRSSRGRISVTPAGKKGLAAAAANSQRVMSSPEDTPVPTPSPAPRRRGRPRKNPVMEQSTVEDESTLFCIIRNGKSSLQQIVDEWIEQYKADRDSGLRAIMQFFISASGCKGKITSQMQSSMEHAAIIRRMTEEFDEESGEYPMIMSGPQWKKFRSNFCDFVQTLVKQCQYSIIYDQYLMDNVISLLTGLSDSQVRAFRHTATLAAMKLMTALVDVALTVSIHLDNTSRQYEAERQKTRDKRASDRLEALLAKHQELEENMDEIKNMLTYTFKSVFVHRYRDIVPEIRAICMAEIGIWMKRFPQNFLDDSYLKYIGWTLHDKVGDVRLRCLQALQPLYASEELKGKLELFTSKFKDRVVSMTLDKEYDVAVQAVRLIISIHKYHREILSDKDCEAVYELVFSSHRAVAQAAGEFLNERLFTLDDTSPPALRTHRGKKRLPNTPLIRDLVQFFIESELHEHGAYLVDSLIDSNEMMKDWECMTDLLMEDPGPGEESLDDRQETSLIELMTCCIKQAATGEPPVGRGPTRKITTAKETKQAQDDRVRLTEHFIQTLPLLLGKYIADPEKVANLLLIPQYFDMEIYTTSRQEKSLESLLRLMQNVVERHTETEVLENCAKTLEVLCTEDHAIYSRCDVIRSTLIDRLVNKLREVLDDHLTLIAGDEEPNEDEVFALVSSLKKVAIFWSCHNLGPWNLWDPLFNAVREAKDLSRSMPPEAIKYCISACYSAILWELLQLENGSGRGTSAAQQQKQLRDHLDAYIPLMTELVITSNVALFREEAYISVCDLLISFCKQLEDNPLLRPLVYEPDRGLQQTLNDFIQTYVFVEEEDEEHDEHTKIEELHKRRSYLSSFCKLVVYNVLPIKTAADVFRHYVKYYNDYGDIIKTTLGKAREINKVSCARTMVLSLSMLFRDLSRDAGSRIDRQSEEFLSVKELAKRFALSFGLDALKNREAITALHRDAILFATNPLENPNDPTGPPPNLAFLEIGAEFTNKLLKQDKRMVLQFLDRILTMGMPSSRGEEWQPLLLYRNSLVHGETDLPPQTARRAYGRRRRDAGGDDGEIADDNDDAGSDQDFAGY; via the exons ATGCTACgtagaggggggaaaagaataaGGATGGATGATCCTCCTGAGGATTATGAACCACCATTTACTCCTTATTCCGTTCAACCACAAACTCCTATGGATCAACAAAG TAATTTATTTGGTGGACAATATGGGCAATACAATGAAAATGTCTCTCTGCAATATGATTCTGGAAATACTTCCAACATGGAGTACGACCAAAACTTCGGTCCAGCACAGCAGAATGTGAATGTGTTCAgttcaaatcaattggaaGAACCTGCAGTTCCAACTCTTTCTATTGGGCGTGGACGGACAACTCGAAGTTCTCGTGGCAGAA TCTCAGTTACCCCTGCTGGGAAAAAAggactggctgctgctgctgcaaattCGCAGAGAGTAATGTCTAGCCCAGAAGATACTCCTGTACCTACTCCAAGCCCTGCCCCTCGACGACGAGGACGTCCAAGGAAAAATCCAGTGATGGAACAATCTACTGTTGAAGACGAAAGCactttattttgtattattagaAATGGCAAAAGCTCTTTACAG CAAATTGTAGATGAATGGATTGAACAGTACAAAGCTGATCGTGACTCAGGATTGCGGGCCATAATGCAGTTCTTCATTAGTGCTTCTGGATGCAAAGGGAAAATCACCTCTCAAATGCAAAGTAGCATGGAACATGCCGCGATTATCCGTCGCATGACCGAAGAGTTTGATGAA GAAAGTGGTGAATACCCGATGATCATGTCTGGTCCACAATGGAAGAAATTTCGAAGCAACTTCTGTGACTTCGTTCAAACACTTGTGAAGCAATGCCAATATTCCATCATTTATGATCAGTATCTAATGGATAATGTAATTTCACTACTTACTGGTCTTTCTGATTCACAAGTAAGAGCGTTTCGTCATACTGCTACACTAGCTG cTATGAAACTAATGACTGCGTTGGTTGATGTGGCTCTGACTGTATCGATTCATCTTGATAACACGTCTCGTCAGTATGAAGCTGAGCGACAGAAAACTCGGGATAAACGAGCCAGTGATCGTCTAGAAGCGTTGCTTGCCAAACACCAAGAACTTGAAGAAAACATggatgaaatcaaaaacatgTTGACTTACACATTCAAGTCGGTTTTCGTCCATCGTTACCGAGATATCGTTCCTGAAATTCGAGCCATTTGTATGGCGGAAATTGGCATTTGGATGAAGCGGTTCCCCCAAAATTTCCTCGATGACTCCTACCTCAAGTATATAGGGTGGACTTTGCATGATAAAGTTGGTGATGTTCGTTTAAGATGTCTTCAAGCTCTCCAACCGCTCTATGCTTCAGAAGAACTTAAGGGAAAATTGGAACTTTTTACTAGCAAATTTaag GATCGTGTCGTCTCGATGACACTAGACAAAGAGTACGATGTTGCCGTACAAGCTGTTCGTTTGATCATCAGCATTCATAAGTATCATCGAGAAATATTGTCAGATAAGGATTGCGAGGCTGTTTATGAGTTGGTGTTCTCTTCCCATCGAGCCGTTGCGCAAGCTGCTGGTGAGTTTCTCAACGAGCGGCTTTTCACACTCGATGATACCAGTCCCCCGGCTCTACGTACTCACCGTGGCAAAAAGAGACTGCCTAATACACCTCTCATTCGGGATTTGGTTCAATTCTTCATCGAGTCTGAG TTGCATGAACACGGAGCATATTTGGTCGACTCCCTaattgattcaaatgaaatgatgaaagatTGGGAGTGCATGACGGATTTGTTAATGGAAGATCCTGGGCCAGGTGAAGAGTCTTTGGATGATCGGCAAGAAACAAGTTTGATCGAACTGATGACATGTTGCATCAAACAAGCCGCGACTGGAGAGCCACCCGTTGGGCGTGGACCTACAAGAAAG attACCACCGcgaaagaaaccaaacaagccCAAGATGATCGTGTTCGACTAACTGAACATTTTATCCAAACCCTTCCTCTGTTACTCGGGAAATATATCGCGGATCCTGAAAAAGTTGCAAACCTCCTGTTGATTCCCCAATACTTTGATATGGAAATCTACACTACCTCACGTCAAGAAAAG AGTTTAGAATCGTTATTGCGTTTGATGCAAAATGTTGTCGAGAGACACACCGAAACAGAAGTGCTTGAAAATTGTGCCAAAACATTGGAAGTTCTTTGTACTGAAGATCACGCAATCTACTCTCGATGTGACGTCATAAGAAGTACTTTAATCGATCGCCTGGTCAACAAATTGCGTGAAGTTCTTGACGATCATCTAACTCTGATCGCTGGT GACGAAGAGCCCAACGAAGATGAGGTGTTTGCCCTGGtatcaagtttgaaaaaagttgcCATCTTCTGGTCGTGCCACAATCTTGGACCATGGAATTTGTGGGATCCTCTTTTCAACGCTGTTCGAGAAGCCAAAGATCTAAGCCGGTCTATGCCACCTGAA GCTATAAAATACTGCATCTCAGCCTGCTATTCTGCCATTTTATGGGAACTTCTACAGCTGGAAAACGGTTCTGGACGAGGAACGTCTGCCGctcaacaacaaaagcaacTGAGAGATCATTTGGATGCTTACATTCCATTGATGACCGAGCTCGTCATCACTTCAAATGTTGCTCTGTTTAGAGAAGAG GCCTACATATCTGTGTGCGATTTGCTCATATCTTTTTGCAAGCAACTGGAAGACAATCCCCTTTTGAGACCGCTGGTTTATGAGCCTGACCGCGGCCTGCAACAAActttaaatgattttattcAGACTTACGTGTTCGTTGAAGAGGAGGACGAAGAACACGACGAGCAcacaaaaattgaagaattgCACAAACGCCGCAGCTACCTGTCTAGCTTCTGCAAACTGGTCGTTTACAACGTCCTGCCCATAAAAACTGCGGCAGATGTTTTCCGACACTACGTGAAGTATTACAATGATTACGGTGACATCATTAAAACGACGTTGGGAAAAGCCCGAGAAATCAACAAAGTTAGCTGTGCCAGGACTATGGTTCTAAGTCTCTCCATGCTCTTTCGCGATTTAAGTAGAGATGCCGGAAGTCGTATTGATCGACAATCAGAAGAGTTTTTGAGCGTCAAG GAATTGGCCAAACGATTTGCCCTTTCTTTCGGATTGGACGCGTTAAAAAATCGCGAAGCTATCACCGCCCTGCATAGAGATGCCATTCTTTTTGCCACCAACCCACTCGAGAATCCCAACGATCCAACTGGCCCTCCACCTAATTTGGCTTTTCTAGAAATCGGCGCCGAGTTTACGAACAAATTGCTGAAACAAGACAAAAGAATGGTTTTACAGTTTCTGGACCGGATTCTGACAATGGGAATGCCTTCATCTCGCGGCGAAGAATGGCAACCTCTCTTGTTGTACCGCAATTCCTTGGTCCATGGCGAAACTGATCTACCTCCGCAGACGGCTCGGCGTGCGTACGGAAGGCGTCGACGCGATGCAG gCGGGGACGACGGTGAAATCGCTGATGATAACGACGATGCCGGATCAGATCAAGATTTTGCTGG TTATTAA
- the LOC124194352 gene encoding eukaryotic translation initiation factor 2A-like isoform X1 — protein MMSSTPTPFISCRGTHGVQVFEGTHFQPVEEFKNESSKTCRLAMWSPDGKYLAWANGTVVSVAETEKWSVIATFPKPKTSGLQFSPKGNFLVTWEPYQVTKDIPVNTPNLHIWNLQTKQSVKSYVQKNHSKWEPSWSKDEKLLSRNLNLELQVYEVDKMDSISQRSDASLKISDYSTSPGYSPYFFLCYIQGSKGQPSFAKLFKYPNLNPSGLVASKSFFQGDRVEMKWSKPGNCVLLMTSTDVDTSGASYYGKQTLHFLDVKGTSAMVQLPRDGPIYSVEWNPNGTEFCVVYGFMPAKATLYDLKCEAKFDFGTGPRNSSFYNPLGNILLLGGFGNLQGKIEIWDTQTLKLISPMDAPDTTHLQWSPDGQHFMTSTTAPRLRVSNGFKIWHYSGGLLFEHNIQSPNELWEATWQPMPDGYLKDFKVSTKKVAGIKPSQPQGANTFFCIMIISKIIIYSYSYYFILVSKELYRPPGARGTSAILKFLEEREAPSNPKAVKPVEKGPSQVKPNKRNERKIKKAAAEKSSVPVESSPPIDTTGITSDVQFELTGDETTDKKLKDLKKKLDQIARLKAEQSAGKKLEVNQVEKIQKESELTKQLMELSLKKK, from the exons ATGATGAGTTCAACACCTACTCCTTTCATTTCCT GTCGAGGAACCCATGGAGTCCAAGTCTTTGAAGGGACACATTTCCAACCTGttgaagaatttaaaaatgaatccaGTAAAACTTGCAGGCTGGCTATGTGGAGCCCAGACGGGAAATATTTAGCATGGGCTAATGGAACAGT TGTTAGTGTTGCTGAAACAGAGAAATGGAGTGTAATTGCTACATTTCCAAAACCGAAAACATCTGGATTGCAATTTTCCCCTAAAGGAAATTTCCTTGTAACATGGGAGCCTTATCAAG TTACAAAGGACATACCAGTTAATACTCCAAACTTGCATATTTGGAATCTTCAGACCAAACAAAGTGTCAAATCCTATGTTCAAAAAAACCATTCAAAATG GGAGCCATCCTGGAGTAAGGATGAAAAACTGTTGTCACGTAACCTGAATCTTGAGCTTCAAGTGTATGAAGTTGATAAAATGGATTCCATCAGTCAAAGATCTGATGCAAGTCTCAAGATTAGTGATTACTCAACATCTCCAGGGTATTCTCCATATTTCTTCCTCTGTTATATCCAAG GTTCTAAGGGTCAGCCTTCATTTGCCAAGCTGTTCAAATATCCAAACCTAAATCCATCTGGATTGGTCGCTTCCAAAAGTTTCTTTCAAGGTGATCGTGTTGAAATGAAGTGGAGCAAGCCAGGAAATTGTGTTTTGCTTATGACATCAACTGATGTTGATACTTCTGGAGCATCTTATTATGGGAAACAAACATTACATTTCCTTGACGTGAAAGGCACATCGGCAATGGTCCAACTGC CTAGAGATGGACCAATTTATTCAGTTGAGTGGAATCCAAACGGAACCGAGTTTTGTGTCGTTTACGGATTCATGCCTGCGAAAGCCACACTATATGATTTGAAGTGTGAGGCTAAGTTTGATTTTGGAACTGGCCCGCGGAATTCGAGTTTTTACAACCCTTTGGGGAACA ttcttcttcttggtggtTTTGGTAACCTTCAGGGCAAGATTGAAATTTGGGACACACAAACACTGAAACTAATATCACCAATGGATGCTCCTGATACAACTCACTTACAATGGAGTCCTGATGGACAACATTTCATGACTTCGACAACTGCTCCACGACTTCGGGTGAGCAATGG TTTCAAAATCTGGCATTACAGCGGCGGATTGCTGTTTGAACATAATATTCAGTCTCCTAATGAGCTGTGGGAAGCAACCTGGCAGCCCATGCCAGATGGTTATTTAAAAGATTTCAAGGTTTCCACAAAAAAAGTGGCTGGTATCAAACCATCTCAACCTCAAGGtgcaaacacttttttttgtattatgattatatcaaaaattattatttattcttattcttattattttatactAGTTTCAAAAGAACTTTATCGACCTCCGGGTGCACGAGGAACAAGCGcaatcttgaaatttttagaagaaaGGGAGGCTCCGTCTAATCCAAAGGCTGTGAAAccag TTGAAAAAGGACCGAGTCAAGTTAAACCAAATAAACGCAATGAACGTAAAATCAAGAAAGCGGCAGCTGAAAAATCCTCAGTCCCAGTCGAGAGTTCGCCTCCTATAGATACAACAGGAATAACGTCTGATGTCCAATTTGAACTTACTGGAGACGAAACAACTGATAAAAAGCTAAAGGACCTTAAGAAG AAGCTTGACCAGATCGCACGTTTGAAAGCTGAACAGTCCGCGGGAAAGAAATTGGAGGTAAATCAAGTCGAGAAGATTCAGAAAGAAAGCGAATTAACGAAGCAGTTGATGGAATTGtctctgaaaaaaaagtga
- the LOC124194352 gene encoding eukaryotic translation initiation factor 2A-like isoform X2 gives MMSSTPTPFISCRGTHGVQVFEGTHFQPVEEFKNESSKTCRLAMWSPDGKYLAWANGTVVSVAETEKWSVIATFPKPKTSGLQFSPKGNFLVTWEPYQVTKDIPVNTPNLHIWNLQTKQSVKSYVQKNHSKWEPSWSKDEKLLSRNLNLELQVYEVDKMDSISQRSDASLKISDYSTSPGYSPYFFLCYIQGSKGQPSFAKLFKYPNLNPSGLVASKSFFQGDRVEMKWSKPGNCVLLMTSTDVDTSGASYYGKQTLHFLDVKGTSAMVQLPRDGPIYSVEWNPNGTEFCVVYGFMPAKATLYDLKCEAKFDFGTGPRNSSFYNPLGNILLLGGFGNLQGKIEIWDTQTLKLISPMDAPDTTHLQWSPDGQHFMTSTTAPRLRVSNGFKIWHYSGGLLFEHNIQSPNELWEATWQPMPDGYLKDFKVSTKKVAGIKPSQPQVSKELYRPPGARGTSAILKFLEEREAPSNPKAVKPVEKGPSQVKPNKRNERKIKKAAAEKSSVPVESSPPIDTTGITSDVQFELTGDETTDKKLKDLKKKLDQIARLKAEQSAGKKLEVNQVEKIQKESELTKQLMELSLKKK, from the exons ATGATGAGTTCAACACCTACTCCTTTCATTTCCT GTCGAGGAACCCATGGAGTCCAAGTCTTTGAAGGGACACATTTCCAACCTGttgaagaatttaaaaatgaatccaGTAAAACTTGCAGGCTGGCTATGTGGAGCCCAGACGGGAAATATTTAGCATGGGCTAATGGAACAGT TGTTAGTGTTGCTGAAACAGAGAAATGGAGTGTAATTGCTACATTTCCAAAACCGAAAACATCTGGATTGCAATTTTCCCCTAAAGGAAATTTCCTTGTAACATGGGAGCCTTATCAAG TTACAAAGGACATACCAGTTAATACTCCAAACTTGCATATTTGGAATCTTCAGACCAAACAAAGTGTCAAATCCTATGTTCAAAAAAACCATTCAAAATG GGAGCCATCCTGGAGTAAGGATGAAAAACTGTTGTCACGTAACCTGAATCTTGAGCTTCAAGTGTATGAAGTTGATAAAATGGATTCCATCAGTCAAAGATCTGATGCAAGTCTCAAGATTAGTGATTACTCAACATCTCCAGGGTATTCTCCATATTTCTTCCTCTGTTATATCCAAG GTTCTAAGGGTCAGCCTTCATTTGCCAAGCTGTTCAAATATCCAAACCTAAATCCATCTGGATTGGTCGCTTCCAAAAGTTTCTTTCAAGGTGATCGTGTTGAAATGAAGTGGAGCAAGCCAGGAAATTGTGTTTTGCTTATGACATCAACTGATGTTGATACTTCTGGAGCATCTTATTATGGGAAACAAACATTACATTTCCTTGACGTGAAAGGCACATCGGCAATGGTCCAACTGC CTAGAGATGGACCAATTTATTCAGTTGAGTGGAATCCAAACGGAACCGAGTTTTGTGTCGTTTACGGATTCATGCCTGCGAAAGCCACACTATATGATTTGAAGTGTGAGGCTAAGTTTGATTTTGGAACTGGCCCGCGGAATTCGAGTTTTTACAACCCTTTGGGGAACA ttcttcttcttggtggtTTTGGTAACCTTCAGGGCAAGATTGAAATTTGGGACACACAAACACTGAAACTAATATCACCAATGGATGCTCCTGATACAACTCACTTACAATGGAGTCCTGATGGACAACATTTCATGACTTCGACAACTGCTCCACGACTTCGGGTGAGCAATGG TTTCAAAATCTGGCATTACAGCGGCGGATTGCTGTTTGAACATAATATTCAGTCTCCTAATGAGCTGTGGGAAGCAACCTGGCAGCCCATGCCAGATGGTTATTTAAAAGATTTCAAGGTTTCCACAAAAAAAGTGGCTGGTATCAAACCATCTCAACCTCAAG TTTCAAAAGAACTTTATCGACCTCCGGGTGCACGAGGAACAAGCGcaatcttgaaatttttagaagaaaGGGAGGCTCCGTCTAATCCAAAGGCTGTGAAAccag TTGAAAAAGGACCGAGTCAAGTTAAACCAAATAAACGCAATGAACGTAAAATCAAGAAAGCGGCAGCTGAAAAATCCTCAGTCCCAGTCGAGAGTTCGCCTCCTATAGATACAACAGGAATAACGTCTGATGTCCAATTTGAACTTACTGGAGACGAAACAACTGATAAAAAGCTAAAGGACCTTAAGAAG AAGCTTGACCAGATCGCACGTTTGAAAGCTGAACAGTCCGCGGGAAAGAAATTGGAGGTAAATCAAGTCGAGAAGATTCAGAAAGAAAGCGAATTAACGAAGCAGTTGATGGAATTGtctctgaaaaaaaagtga
- the LOC124194352 gene encoding eukaryotic translation initiation factor 2A-like isoform X3, whose product MMSSTPTPFISCRGTHGVQVFEGTHFQPVEEFKNESSKTCRLAMWSPDGKYLAWANGTVVSVAETEKWSVIATFPKPKTSGLQFSPKGNFLVTWEPYQVTKDIPVNTPNLHIWNLQTKQSVKSYVQKNHSKWEPSWSKDEKLLSRNLNLELQVYEVDKMDSISQRSDASLKISDYSTSPGYSPYFFLCYIQGSKGQPSFAKLFKYPNLNPSGLVASKSFFQGDRVEMKWSKPGNCVLLMTSTDVDTSGASYYGKQTLHFLDVKGTSAMVQLPRDGPIYSVEWNPNGTEFCVVYGFMPAKATLYDLKCEAKFDFGTGPRNSSFYNPLGNILLLGGFGNLQGKIEIWDTQTLKLISPMDAPDTTHLQWSPDGQHFMTSTTAPRLRVSNGFKIWHYSGGLLFEHNIQSPNELWEATWQPMPDGYLKDFKVSTKKVAGIKPSQPQVSKELYRPPGARGTSAILKFLEEREAPSNPKAVKPGPSQVKPNKRNERKIKKAAAEKSSVPVESSPPIDTTGITSDVQFELTGDETTDKKLKDLKKKLDQIARLKAEQSAGKKLEVNQVEKIQKESELTKQLMELSLKKK is encoded by the exons ATGATGAGTTCAACACCTACTCCTTTCATTTCCT GTCGAGGAACCCATGGAGTCCAAGTCTTTGAAGGGACACATTTCCAACCTGttgaagaatttaaaaatgaatccaGTAAAACTTGCAGGCTGGCTATGTGGAGCCCAGACGGGAAATATTTAGCATGGGCTAATGGAACAGT TGTTAGTGTTGCTGAAACAGAGAAATGGAGTGTAATTGCTACATTTCCAAAACCGAAAACATCTGGATTGCAATTTTCCCCTAAAGGAAATTTCCTTGTAACATGGGAGCCTTATCAAG TTACAAAGGACATACCAGTTAATACTCCAAACTTGCATATTTGGAATCTTCAGACCAAACAAAGTGTCAAATCCTATGTTCAAAAAAACCATTCAAAATG GGAGCCATCCTGGAGTAAGGATGAAAAACTGTTGTCACGTAACCTGAATCTTGAGCTTCAAGTGTATGAAGTTGATAAAATGGATTCCATCAGTCAAAGATCTGATGCAAGTCTCAAGATTAGTGATTACTCAACATCTCCAGGGTATTCTCCATATTTCTTCCTCTGTTATATCCAAG GTTCTAAGGGTCAGCCTTCATTTGCCAAGCTGTTCAAATATCCAAACCTAAATCCATCTGGATTGGTCGCTTCCAAAAGTTTCTTTCAAGGTGATCGTGTTGAAATGAAGTGGAGCAAGCCAGGAAATTGTGTTTTGCTTATGACATCAACTGATGTTGATACTTCTGGAGCATCTTATTATGGGAAACAAACATTACATTTCCTTGACGTGAAAGGCACATCGGCAATGGTCCAACTGC CTAGAGATGGACCAATTTATTCAGTTGAGTGGAATCCAAACGGAACCGAGTTTTGTGTCGTTTACGGATTCATGCCTGCGAAAGCCACACTATATGATTTGAAGTGTGAGGCTAAGTTTGATTTTGGAACTGGCCCGCGGAATTCGAGTTTTTACAACCCTTTGGGGAACA ttcttcttcttggtggtTTTGGTAACCTTCAGGGCAAGATTGAAATTTGGGACACACAAACACTGAAACTAATATCACCAATGGATGCTCCTGATACAACTCACTTACAATGGAGTCCTGATGGACAACATTTCATGACTTCGACAACTGCTCCACGACTTCGGGTGAGCAATGG TTTCAAAATCTGGCATTACAGCGGCGGATTGCTGTTTGAACATAATATTCAGTCTCCTAATGAGCTGTGGGAAGCAACCTGGCAGCCCATGCCAGATGGTTATTTAAAAGATTTCAAGGTTTCCACAAAAAAAGTGGCTGGTATCAAACCATCTCAACCTCAAG TTTCAAAAGAACTTTATCGACCTCCGGGTGCACGAGGAACAAGCGcaatcttgaaatttttagaagaaaGGGAGGCTCCGTCTAATCCAAAGGCTGTGAAAccag GACCGAGTCAAGTTAAACCAAATAAACGCAATGAACGTAAAATCAAGAAAGCGGCAGCTGAAAAATCCTCAGTCCCAGTCGAGAGTTCGCCTCCTATAGATACAACAGGAATAACGTCTGATGTCCAATTTGAACTTACTGGAGACGAAACAACTGATAAAAAGCTAAAGGACCTTAAGAAG AAGCTTGACCAGATCGCACGTTTGAAAGCTGAACAGTCCGCGGGAAAGAAATTGGAGGTAAATCAAGTCGAGAAGATTCAGAAAGAAAGCGAATTAACGAAGCAGTTGATGGAATTGtctctgaaaaaaaagtga